The Parabacteroides sp. AD58 genome includes a window with the following:
- a CDS encoding BT4734/BF3469 family protein — MMGTTDYCFSFFRKPVQNIEPIRAVGIVDVYRYITGHYAQPQTEALRLMATSPEAKRYKATHFDYCTFSGLFRKRNERELIMHSGLMCLDFDHVENIMELKQKLLNHEYFDTELLFVSPSGNGLKWIIPVDLKGWEHSRYFKAVTNCIKATGLPLVDMSGSDVARSCFLPHDSQAYISPKYKDDVEENIFRPRLGECPF, encoded by the coding sequence ATGATGGGAACGACTGATTATTGTTTTTCATTCTTTCGCAAACCCGTCCAGAATATCGAACCGATAAGAGCTGTAGGTATTGTGGATGTGTACCGCTATATCACCGGGCATTATGCACAACCACAAACCGAAGCCTTGCGTCTGATGGCTACTTCTCCTGAAGCCAAAAGGTACAAAGCCACCCATTTTGACTATTGTACCTTTTCTGGACTATTCCGTAAGCGGAATGAGAGGGAACTGATAATGCACTCCGGATTGATGTGTCTGGATTTTGATCATGTGGAAAATATTATGGAACTAAAGCAAAAGTTACTCAACCATGAGTATTTCGATACGGAGCTATTATTTGTCAGTCCATCCGGTAATGGATTAAAATGGATAATACCCGTTGACTTGAAAGGCTGGGAACATTCCCGGTACTTTAAGGCTGTTACCAACTGTATCAAAGCAACAGGCTTGCCGTTGGTAGATATGTCCGGAAGTGACGTTGCTCGTTCATGTTTTTTGCCACATGATTCACAAGCATATATTAGCCCTAAATACAAAGATGATGTCGAAGAAAATATTTTTCGCCCAAGATTGGGAGAATGTCCCTTCTGA
- a CDS encoding helix-turn-helix domain-containing protein, which translates to MPRGNYTIQRCCEECGKIFTPPTLMSKCCCPACSKRAYKKRQIAKEKEAIRQALIRQIPSSKGFLTVKEAMLIYGISKDVLYRMIRQGSIPSYNFGQRLTRLSRQYMDEHFKAKTRSKKRKKETLSFEPKDCYTIGEIAKKFHINDSSVFKHIRRHSIPTRQIGNYVYVPKSEIDKLYKSL; encoded by the coding sequence ATGCCAAGAGGAAATTACACCATCCAAAGATGTTGCGAGGAGTGCGGTAAAATCTTTACTCCGCCCACATTGATGTCAAAGTGTTGTTGCCCAGCTTGTTCCAAACGAGCATACAAGAAAAGACAAATCGCAAAAGAGAAGGAAGCGATACGTCAAGCATTAATTAGACAGATACCATCCAGCAAGGGATTTCTAACGGTTAAAGAAGCTATGTTGATTTACGGTATTAGTAAGGATGTACTTTATCGCATGATACGACAAGGCTCTATACCATCATACAATTTTGGTCAACGCCTGACACGCCTTAGTCGGCAATATATGGATGAACACTTCAAAGCAAAGACCAGGAGTAAAAAGAGGAAAAAGGAAACATTATCCTTTGAACCAAAAGATTGTTATACTATCGGAGAGATTGCAAAGAAATTTCATATCAATGATAGTAGTGTCTTTAAGCACATACGGCGTCATTCTATTCCTACACGCCAAATCGGTAATTATGTTTATGTTCCCAAATCTGAAATTGATAAATTATATAAGTCATTATGA
- the dnaK gene encoding molecular chaperone DnaK: MGKIIGIDLGTTNSCVAVLEGNEPVVIANSEGKRTTPSIVAFVEGGERKVGDPAKRQAITNPQKTIFSIKRFMGETYDQVQKEIARVPYKVVRGDNNTPRVDIDGRLYTPQEISAMILQKMKKTAEDYLGQEVTEAVITVPAYFSDAQRQATKEAGEIAGLTVRRIVNEPTAASLAYGLDKANKDMKIAVFDLGGGTFDISILELGDGVFEVKSTNGDTHLGGDDFDHVIIDWLADEFMKDEGVDLRKDPMALQRLKEAAEKAKIELSSTTSTEINLPYIMPVNGVPKHLVKTLTRAKFEQLADSLIQACIAPCRQALKDANLTTSDIDEVILVGGSTRIPAVQAIVEKFFGKTPSKGVNPDEVVAVGAAIQGGVLTGEVKDVLLLDVTPLSLGIETMGGVMTKLIEANTTIPTKKSEVFTTAVDNQPSVEIHVLQGERSLAKDNKSIGRFHLDGIPAAQRGVPQIEVTFDIDANGILNVSAKDKGTGKVQSIRIEASSGLSEDEVKRMKEEAAANAEADKKEKERIDKLNQADSMIFQTEKQLKDLGDKIPADKKAPIEAALNKLKEAHKAQDIAGVDAAMAELNSVFQAASQEMYNAQNAQSGAQAGGANFGGQANNNAGNNNNNGKDNVTDVDFEEVK, from the coding sequence ATGGGAAAGATTATAGGAATCGACTTAGGTACAACCAACTCTTGTGTTGCTGTTTTGGAAGGTAACGAACCGGTTGTAATTGCTAACAGTGAAGGTAAAAGAACTACTCCTTCTATTGTAGCGTTTGTTGAAGGTGGTGAACGTAAGGTTGGTGATCCGGCTAAACGTCAGGCTATCACGAACCCGCAGAAGACAATCTTCTCTATCAAACGTTTCATGGGAGAAACATATGATCAGGTACAGAAGGAAATTGCCCGTGTACCGTATAAAGTAGTACGTGGCGACAACAATACTCCGCGTGTGGATATCGATGGTCGTCTGTACACACCGCAGGAAATTTCAGCAATGATCCTGCAGAAAATGAAGAAAACAGCTGAAGATTATCTGGGACAGGAAGTAACAGAAGCCGTTATTACCGTTCCGGCTTACTTTAGCGATGCTCAGCGTCAGGCTACGAAGGAAGCTGGTGAAATCGCCGGTTTGACTGTACGTCGTATCGTAAACGAACCGACTGCCGCTTCATTGGCTTATGGTTTGGATAAAGCCAACAAGGATATGAAGATCGCCGTATTCGACTTAGGTGGTGGTACATTCGATATTTCAATCCTGGAATTAGGTGATGGCGTATTCGAAGTTAAATCAACCAATGGTGATACACACCTGGGTGGTGATGATTTCGACCATGTAATCATCGACTGGTTGGCTGATGAGTTCATGAAGGACGAAGGCGTTGATTTGCGTAAAGACCCGATGGCTCTGCAACGTTTGAAGGAAGCTGCTGAAAAGGCAAAGATTGAATTGTCAAGTACAACTTCTACAGAAATCAACTTGCCGTATATCATGCCGGTTAACGGTGTTCCAAAACACTTGGTTAAGACATTGACACGTGCTAAATTCGAACAGTTGGCCGACAGCTTGATTCAGGCTTGTATCGCTCCTTGCCGTCAGGCATTGAAAGATGCTAACTTGACAACATCAGATATTGATGAAGTTATCTTGGTAGGTGGTTCAACTCGTATTCCGGCTGTTCAGGCTATCGTTGAGAAATTCTTCGGTAAGACTCCTTCTAAAGGTGTTAACCCGGATGAAGTAGTTGCCGTTGGTGCTGCTATCCAAGGTGGTGTCTTGACAGGTGAAGTGAAAGACGTCTTGTTGCTGGATGTTACTCCGCTGTCATTAGGTATTGAAACCATGGGTGGTGTCATGACGAAGTTGATCGAAGCCAATACGACTATTCCTACGAAGAAGTCTGAAGTCTTCACAACTGCAGTCGATAACCAGCCGTCTGTTGAAATCCATGTATTGCAGGGTGAACGTTCATTGGCTAAGGATAATAAGTCAATTGGTCGTTTCCACTTGGATGGAATTCCAGCAGCTCAGCGTGGTGTTCCTCAGATCGAAGTTACATTCGATATCGATGCCAATGGTATCTTGAATGTTTCTGCTAAGGATAAAGGAACAGGTAAAGTACAGAGCATCCGTATTGAAGCTTCCAGTGGTTTGAGCGAAGACGAAGTTAAACGTATGAAGGAAGAAGCTGCTGCCAATGCTGAAGCCGATAAGAAAGAAAAGGAACGTATCGACAAACTGAATCAGGCAGACAGCATGATCTTCCAGACTGAAAAACAGTTGAAGGATCTGGGCGATAAGATCCCGGCCGACAAGAAGGCTCCGATCGAAGCTGCTTTGAACAAACTGAAAGAAGCTCATAAAGCTCAGGACATTGCAGGTGTAGATGCTGCTATGGCTGAATTGAACAGTGTATTCCAGGCTGCCAGCCAGGAAATGTACAATGCTCAGAACGCTCAGAGCGGTGCTCAGGCCGGTGGTGCAAACTTCGGTGGTCAGGCAAACAACAATGCTGGTAACAATAATAATAATGGTAAAGACAATGTTACTGACGTGGACTTCGAAGAGGTCAAATGA
- a CDS encoding site-specific integrase yields the protein MKKALPNTKVTVKLRKSNYKDEWYLIIESYPVYKRGSKLASRVVESINRTISTPIWDKASIARILPDGTFNYKPKCDLNGIIQCRSTIDQEACIYADNVRKLRQHEYDSAILYTDKENEIAAQNERSEQDFIKYFNSIISKRHPNSSDSIIVNWRRVGELLKIYSKGQPIPFKEISVKLLEDIKMFLLRAPMGGNKKGTISQNTASTYFSILKAGLKQAFVDEYLTVDIGAKVKGITNIEKPRVALSMNEVQMLVDTPCKDDVLKRAFLFSILTGLRHSDIQTLKWKQIQQTSKGTWQAVIVQQKTKRPDYKPVIQQALQLCGERPNNEESLVFEGLTDASWISRPLKVWIEASGIKKHITFHCGRHSFASLLLENGVDIYTIKDLMGHTNVRTTQIYTHIVNEQKEKAANTLHIENLTL from the coding sequence ATGAAGAAAGCATTACCAAACACTAAAGTAACCGTCAAACTCAGAAAATCAAATTATAAAGATGAGTGGTATCTGATTATAGAATCATACCCGGTTTACAAGCGAGGCTCTAAACTGGCAAGTCGTGTGGTTGAATCAATTAACCGAACCATATCCACACCAATTTGGGACAAGGCTTCCATTGCACGAATCTTGCCGGATGGAACATTCAATTACAAACCTAAGTGTGATTTGAATGGAATCATCCAATGCCGTTCAACGATAGATCAAGAGGCTTGTATCTATGCCGACAATGTGCGTAAGTTACGGCAGCATGAATACGATAGCGCAATTCTATATACAGATAAAGAGAACGAAATCGCTGCACAAAACGAGCGGAGCGAACAAGACTTTATCAAGTACTTCAATAGCATTATCAGTAAAAGGCATCCCAACAGTTCCGATTCAATTATAGTCAACTGGAGACGTGTGGGCGAACTGTTGAAGATTTATTCTAAAGGACAACCAATCCCATTCAAGGAAATCTCCGTTAAACTACTCGAAGATATTAAGATGTTTCTGTTACGTGCCCCCATGGGAGGAAATAAAAAAGGAACGATCTCACAGAATACTGCATCTACCTATTTCTCTATACTCAAGGCCGGATTAAAACAAGCGTTCGTTGATGAATATCTTACCGTTGATATAGGTGCAAAAGTAAAGGGGATAACAAACATTGAGAAGCCTCGTGTTGCACTTAGTATGAATGAAGTGCAAATGTTGGTTGATACTCCTTGTAAGGACGATGTTTTAAAACGTGCGTTCTTATTCTCTATTCTCACAGGATTACGACATAGTGACATCCAGACTTTGAAATGGAAACAGATTCAGCAAACAAGTAAGGGTACATGGCAAGCAGTTATAGTTCAGCAGAAAACAAAAAGACCAGATTATAAGCCAGTCATACAACAAGCTCTCCAACTCTGTGGAGAACGCCCAAACAATGAAGAATCTCTCGTTTTTGAGGGATTGACAGATGCCTCCTGGATTTCACGTCCTCTGAAAGTTTGGATAGAAGCATCCGGTATAAAGAAGCATATCACCTTCCATTGCGGCCGCCATAGTTTCGCTTCGCTATTGCTGGAAAATGGTGTTGACATATATACAATAAAAGATTTAATGGGCCATACAAATGTAAGAACCACGCAGATTTATACGCACATCGTGAACGAACAGAAAGAAAAAGCTGCTAATACATTACACATCGAAAATTTGACTTTGTAG